Part of the Pseudarthrobacter sp. NBSH8 genome is shown below.
ACGCGGCGGACCGCTACAACCGCAACACCAAAGACTCCCTCCAGGACCAGGCCACGGCCTTCCTGGCGGCGCACGAAGCACTTCTTGACGGCGGACACGACCAGGACGATGACGACCTGGATCCGCCCATGGAACTGCGCACCCCGGCGCAGGGGACAAGCACCCAGCCCGTGTGGATCGGGTTGCCATTCCGGCAGGACTTCGACGACGAAGGCGAACTCGGCTGGCAGACTGATGCATTGTGCGCGCAAACGGATCCGGAGGCCTTCTTCCCGGAGAAGGGCGGATCCACGCGCGACGCCAAGAAGGTCTGCGGTGCATGCAATGTGCGGTCGCAGTGCCTGGAATACGCGCTGGCAAACGACGAACGGTTTGGCATTTGGGGTGGCCTTTCCGAGCGTGAGCGCCGGCGGCTAAGGAAGCGAGCAATCTAATTCTTCAGGAAGTACACGTCACTGCCGTTGTGGTGTCCCACAACGGCAGTGCCTATCTCCCCAGAACCCTGGCTGCCGTCGCGGACCAGACCCGGCCCGCGGATTCCCATATCGGGGTGGACACGGGATCGAGAGACGACTCCGCTGTCCTCCTGGAGCGGGCCTTCGGCGTAACCAATGTGAGCACCTTCCCGCATGGCAAGAGCGGCATGGGCGGCGCCGTACGGGCCGGACTCGACACCCACTCGCCCTGGGAAGGCCGGTCCCAGCGAGCCGCCACAGAGTGGATCTGGCTGATTCACGACGATGCGGCCCCGGCGCCGGAGGCGTTGGCCGAACTCCTCAGTGCCGTGGAACGCGCACCCTCCGTGACAGTGGCTGGCTGCAAGCAACTGGACTGGCACACCGAACGCCGGCTGATCGACGTCGGGCTCTCCACCAGCCGCTGGGCCGAGCGGCTTACCCTGATCGATGCCGACGAACTGGACCAGGGCCAGTACAACGGCCGCACTGACACCTTTGCGGTGAACTCGGCCGGCATGCTGGTCCGCAGGGACATTTGGGAGCTCCTGAAAGGGTTCGACCCCGCACTGCCCGGCACCGGCGACGACGTCGACTTCTGCTGGCGCAACCGCCTTGCCGGGCACCGCGTGGTGGTGGTTCCCACTGCGCGGATGTTCCACGTAGCACATCGGCCCCATGCCCAGGGAAACGCCGCCGCAGCGCGGAAAGCCCAGGTCCATCTGCGCCTCAAGCATGCCCCGCTCTGGAAGGTGCCCGTCCATGCGGCCGGTGCGCTGCTGGGCAGCCTCTTCAAACTTGTGCTGAGCATTGCCGTCAAGGATCCCGGGCATGGTTTCTCTCAGCTGGTGGCCACGTTCGCTGCCCTGGCCCGGCCCGGTGCCGTCGCCAAGGCACGCAGGACGGCGGCCAGCAGCCGGCGGATCCGGCGGTCGGTCATCAAGAAGCTGCAGACGCCGCGGCGTGAAGTCTGGAACCACCGCCGCTCCCTCATGGAGGCCCTGGGCGCCGACAACTCCCCGGCCGACGGCCTGGTCCATGACCCCATGGCGGACCAGCCAACAGGGGACGCAGCAGATGACTTCGCTGCGCTGACCACCAGCGAACGGGGTTGGGTGGGGACCGGCGCCCTCGCCGCCGTGCTTATCGCGTCCGTGGCTTCCCTCACGGCTCTCAGCGGGCTGTTCCGGGCCGAAGCCGTTTCGGGTGGAGGCCTCATTCCGGTGTCCTCTACCCTCGGCGAAGTCTGGCACCACGCGTCCAGCTGGTGGATCAGCTTGGGAGCAGGGCTTCCGGGCAGGGGAGACCCTTTCGGCTATGTGCTGTGGATCCTTGGCCTGCTCGGCGGGGGAGATGCCAACGCGGCCATGGCGTGGCTCCTACTGCTCGCCGCTCCGCTGGCCGGCCTGACGGCGTGGTTTGCGGCCGGTGGCCTGACCATCCGGCGCCGCTTCCGACTCGTTGCCGCGCTCTTCTGGGCGGCCGCTCCGGCCTTGCAGATAGCGCTGAACCAAGGCCGCGCGGGTGCCCTGGTGGCCCACATCATGATTCCGCTGCTGGTTCTGGCGCTTTTGCGAGCCACTGGGTCGGCCGTGGGCCACGGACGTTTTATTGTCCCGTCCCCGGATGACCGGCGTTTCACTGAAAAACCGCCTGCACGGCCGGGGATCAACGGCATGCCGTCCTGGACTGCCGCCGCCGCCGCGGGGTTGGTGCTGGGCGTTGTGACCGCGTCGGCGCCCTCGCTGCTGATTCCCGCCACGGTGCTTATCGTGCTCTGCGGGCTGATGCTTGGCCGCCGTGGCCGCACCGTGTGGTGGGCCCTGCTGCCCAGCGCCGCGCTCTTTCTTCCCTTCGGCCTATCCGTCATCGACCGGCCGCGGGCCTTACTGGCAGACCCGGGTGTTCCGCTGGGGTTCGAGGCAGCCCCGCTATGGCAGCAATTCCTGGGCCAGCCGCTGCTGTTCTCCGCCGAAGGTGGCTTGACAGGCCTTCCGTTCTTCAGCGGCCAGGCCATCCCGTGGGCACTCGTGCTCGCACTTCTGCTGGCCGTTCCCGTTCTGCTGCTGGCCGTTGCCGCCCTTTTCCTCCCGGGTAAGCGCAGCAGGACCGCACGTGTTCTCTGGGTGGCGGCCCTGGTGATCTTCGCCGGTGGCTGGCTGGCCGGGCACGTTGCCACCGGCGCCACTGCGGACACCCTGGTGACACCGTTCACCGGTCCGGCCATCTCGGCCGGCGGGTTCGCACTGCTCGGAGCAGCCCTGATCGGTGCCGAGCGGTTGCTTGATGCCGCAGACCGGGCAGCCTCGCCCAGTATTCGGCGCACGGTGGCGCTCCGCTCCGCGACGGCGCTTGCCATGGTGGTGCTGCTGGCAGGTCCGCTGGCCGGCATGGCGGTGTGGTCGGCGCAGAACCTGCTCCGTTCCACAGCCACGGCCCGCCCCGCCGAGGTGGCGTCCGGTCCTGCGCTGGGAACGCCCCGCCTGGTAGAGGCAGGCAGTGCCCGGACGCTTCCCGCTACGGCCATCGACCGGGGCACCGGGCCGGAGCAGGCACGCACGCTGCTGATCAGCACCCAGGAAAACGGCGCCTATGACGCGGCCCTGATGCGCGGCGCCGGGACCACGCTGGACAGCATGTCAGCCATCGCCGCAGCCCGGAACATTCTGGGCGCACCCGGCCAGGAGACGGTCAGGGAGGACGACGACGTCACGGCGTCTATCCGAAGCGTCGTGGCCACCCTGGTGGCCGGGCAAGGTGTGGATCCCCGGCCCGGGCTTGAGCGCCTGGGCGCCGGGTTCGTGGTGCTGCGCTCGGCAGATACGGCCGCCCAGCTGACGGCCAGCAGAATGGACGCCGTGCCGGGGCTCGTTGCCGTCGGCCAGACGGATGTCGGCTGGCTCTGGCGGATTACGCCGCTGAACCAGCCTGTGCTGCAGCCTGCCGACGTCGCCCATCGCGTCAGGATTGTGGACGGGGCCGGAGCCACGGTGGCGCTCTTGCCTTCCAAGTACGACGACGTCGACACCGCCGTCGCCGGGGGACCGGAAGGGCGGCTGGTGGTGCTCGCCGAACGGGCGGACCCTGGATGGAGCGCCTGGTTCGACGGGCGGAGGCTCACGGCAACGACGTCCGGCTCGGCCCAGGCGTTCACCTTGCCGGCCTCCGCCGGACAGCTGACCATCCGCTACGAGGCGCCCGGGGCACTTTGGTCCGGAATCGCACAGATCACGGTGATCGGACTCACTGTAATGCTCGCCATTCCCATGCCCGCACGCCGGCCCAACACCGGGCTGTCGAGGGACGAAGGATCTTTGCGTAAGGAACACCAGAATGCATAAGGACGCAGCCCGCAGGACCCCGCGCAAGCAGATGCTGGCAGGCCTGGTCTCGGCTGTGGCGATTGTGGCCGCGGCCGGTGCGGTGCTCGCTGCCGCGTCAGTGGCTCCGCAGCCGGCGGGCAGCCGCAGCATTCCAGCCGTGCTGGTAGCTGTTCCCGCTGGCGCCAGCACAGGGGTATGTGCCGGCCCTGCCCGCCTGCTCGAAGGGACTGAGGCGGGCACTGATCCCCAGTTCAGCCCTGAATCCGCGACCGCGAAGAGCACCGTCACGGGCGCCGTCCTGAGCGCCCCCGGCGGGGTTCTTCCCGGGAGCAGGCTCGCCGCGCTTGACGGGACGCCCGCCGTCGAGATCGCCAAGGACGGCAGCCAGCCCGGCCAGGGGACAGGTCCCCAGGACCTGACCGCCGGCGTCCTCGCCGGGCACAGCGTGGATGATGCCACCCTCCTGAGCGCCGACGCCCAGGCCAGCCAGAAACCCTCCGCCGCCGGTGTTATGAAATTCACCGCCACGGACGGTGACCTGCAGGGCTCGGCCGCTGCCAACTGCCAGCCGCCCGCCAACGATCTCTGGCTCTCGGGCGCAAGCACCACTGTGGGCCGCACTTCCGTCCTGCTGCTCAGCAACGCTTCAAGCACACCCGCCACCGTCAGCCTGGAGCTCTTCGGCAGCAAGGGCCAGATCCAGGCGCCGGGCAGCAGGGGTCTGCTGGTTGCGCCGGGAGGTACCCGCTCAATAGTCCTGGCCGGCCTGACCCCCGGTGAAGCTCAGCTCACGGTTCATGTCCGGAGCGCAGGCGGTCCCGTGGCCGCGGCCATCCAGCAGAGTGTCCTGCGGGGACTTACGCCCGGCGGCATCGACTTCATCGCTCCTGGGGCCGCTCCTGCCGCACGGCAGGTCATGACCGCGGTAGACATCCAGGACGCCGGCGCGATCTCCGCCCTAACGGGAAACAGCGGCTACAACGACGCCGGCCCTGCGCTGGCGATCACGGTGCCCGGACCGTCGGATGCGGTAGTGGAGGTCAAGCTCTTCGGCCGGGACGGCCAGAAAGCCTTACCCGGCGGCGGTGTGGTCACGGCAAAAGCCGGGGCTGTCACCGAGATTTCGCTGGCGGGTGTCCCTGCCGGCCACTACACGGTGTCCGCCAGTTCGGACGTGTCTTTTGTGGCGGCAGCCCGCATCACGCGGGGCGTCACGAACGAGAAAGCCTCGGACGTGGCCTGGGCTGCCTCCGGTGTCCGGCTGGGAAGCCAGCACGTGGTGCCCGTGCCCCAGGGCGGTGACCGGATCCTGGTGTTCGGCGTCCTCGAGAACCGGGCCACGGTCACCTACGCTGCCATCACCGCGGACGGCAAGATCCGCGCTGCCGCAACTGCCGACGTCGCCGGCGGCACCACAACGTCCATCAAGGTCCCCGAGAAGGTGGACGAGTCGGAAATAGTGGCCTACGTTGTCTCCGCGTCAGGTGACGCCGCCTACGGCGCGCTGCTCCTGCAGCAGGAGGGCCGGGACGACATTTCCACGGTGGCCTTTACGCCGGCCGCTTCAGGGCACGAAAAGGTGCCAGTCTCCCTGGGATACTGACCGGTCAGTACCGGCGGCGGTAAACCGGATCCAGAGTTTCCGGCGCCACGCCAAGCATTTCGGCGGTGTGTTCCACCACAACGTCGTGCACCAGGTCCTGGAGTTCCTCCCGGCTGCCGCAACCCTGCTCAACTACCCGGCGGTACAGGGTGATCACAGGGCCCTCCTCGGCCGTTGCGGGGGTGTAAGCGCCCATGGGAGGCTGTGCGGCGTCCGCCACCAACTGCTCCAGCTCCGGGGGTATTTCGTCAACGGCAAACCGTACGCCGTCGAGCGTTTTGCCCCAGATGTCGTGGAGCCGCTGCGCGGAATCCAGCACCATCTCATCAAAGCGGTCTGAGCGGGTCCGATATCCGGGGAGTGTGGGCAACATCAGCTCCCCGCGCAGGCCGCGGCCGTGGCGGTTCCGGCGGCGCATCGCAAAGCTGCGGCCGGGCGAACCCGAGCCCGTTTCTGCGGCGCGGACATCCGGGTCAGCCAACCGGACCGAAAAAGCTGAATCTTGGTTCGATGACTGCATACCTTGACTGTAAACCCGGGCGCAGAATTACGCGACATACCCCGGTTTGCGGGCTCTTCAGAATGCAGAGTGTAGTTTCGGTCTGAATCCTCCAGATTCCAGCAGTGATCTGGCGACGTAGTTGGTGAGATTGCGGAAGCCGAGGGCAGAGCCGCGCAGGTGTTCCAGACGTCCGTTGATTGCCTCCGTTGGGCCGTTGGAGGTGCCTGGTCGGTCAAAGTACGCGAGCACGTCTGCTGCCCTGCGTTTGAGTGTTCCGCCCATCTTTTTCAGTTCTTTCAGGGCGGCGGGGACCCCAGAGCTGAGGGAGTCAATGAGGGCCTGCATGAGCTTCTTACCTTGATCCTGGTCCTTCTCCCGGTAGGCGGCGATCATGCGTTGATACGCGCCCCACGTCGCTTCGACCTCGACATGCTTCTCCTCGGCGAAGAGGTCAGCAATTCGCTTTTGTTGTTTCTCGGTCAGCAACCCGTCACCGGTATGCAGCGTCAGCCGGGCCTTGTAGAGCGGATCCCCGGCCCGTCCCCGGTGCCCGCACGTGGCTTGCTGAACCCGGCGACGGCAGTCATTGAGTGCGTCGCCGGCAAGACGGACGACATGGAACGGATCCATCACCGCAACAGCGGAAGGCAGCTCTTCGGACGCGGCACTCTTGAACCCGGAGAAGCCGTCCATGGCCACGACTTCCACCCCGTCCCGCCACGCTTGAGGACGTTGTTTCAGCCAAGTAGCGAAGACCTGTTTGGAACGGCCCTCGACCATATCCAGCAGCCGGGACGGGCCGGTCTTGTCGCGAACCGGGGTCAGGTCAATGATGACGGTGACGTACTTGTCTCCATGCCTGGTGTGTCGCCACACATGCTCATCAACGCCGATAATCTTCACCCCGTCGAAGCGGTTGGGGTCATTGATCAGCACACGCCGCCCTTCAGCCAGTACAGCCTTGTTCGCGGTATTCCAGGACACACCCAGGCCCTCGGCGACGCGGGCCACGGTGAGGTGCTGACACACGATGCCTTCCAACGCCCACACCAGGCCGCGACGGGAAAGCTTTGACCGTGGTTCGGCCGCCTGGGACGTGTCTTGCCGCCATACATGCCCGCACCCGGTACATCGATAGCGACGGATTCGTACCAGCAAGGTGGTTGGCCGCCAGCCGAAGGGTTCATGGCCAAGTTCCCGGGTCACTGTGTCCCGCGGGATGCCTTGGCAACCGCACTTGCGGCACCATTCGTCCGTGGCCACCACACGGCAGGCGATCACGGCACGATCGGCAGCAAGGAACTGCCCGGTCGCTTCCAAGCCAAGCTCGTCCAAGCGGCAGAAAGTAGTCAGGTCAGGGCATTGAAAGGTAGTTTTAAACACGAGGGCCTTGCGGTAGAAAAATCAGAACTAGACACTCCGATTCTTACCCAAGGCCCTCACCTATGCCGAACCAACTTCCCGGCCTCGGAAGTCACGCGCGCCAACCCCGGCTACACTCTGCATTCGGAAGAGCCGGTTTGCGTGCCGGGGCGCGGCGGTCGTTTCGGCAAATACTCCGAACGGGCAAGGATACGGAGTAGTCTGTGATGTCGTGGGAGCTATCCGTCAATGTTCAAGGTCAGCCTGCCGTCAGTCGGCGGTGGCAACTTTGACGTACGTCTATGCCGATTCCACCGCCGTCCTGGGTCCGCTTGCCACCTACGCCGAGCCTCATTGTTACGATTTGTGCGAGCAGCACGCAGGGTCCCTGACGGTGCCCCGCGGCTGGGAAGTGCTTCGTTTGGCGATGCCGACGAGCCCGCAGCAGCCGGGACCGGACGACCTCCTGGCCCTTGCCAACGCGGTCCGCGAAGCGGCGGGACAGCCGCCCAAGCAGCTGACCACGCCGGGCCAGCGGGTCTCGCATTCAGCGCTGGAGGCCCCAGCCGGCACGGAAGGCGTCCGCCGGGGGCATCTGCGCGCACTGCGCGAACCTTCCTGAGGCGGATCTGGCGGTAGGCTGGAACCTGCTAATCAGTCAGCCAACGGCGCGAACGCGCGCCCCTGTCGGGAGCACCAATCATGCCAAAGATCAGTCCTGAACTGTTGTCCGTCCTCCGCTGTCCCGTGACCGGTTCGCCCGTGGTCCAGGAAGGCGAAGAGCTTGTGTCGACGGCGGCCGGAGCATCGGGCGTGAAGCTGCGCTACCCGATCGAGGACGGTATCCCGCTGCTGCTGCCGCCGGAACTTCTCCAGGCCGCTACCGCTGCCGGCTCGGACCAGCACGATCCCGCTGTCCGGCCGGCCACGGACTAAACCCGGCTGCGGACCAAACCGCAGGTACTGCCCAGGCAGGGCATGGACAACCCGCACCACCACCAGCAGTCGACTTTCGCGCAGACGCTTCAACGCCGTCGCCGCCATCGGACAAAGCAAAGGAACCCCATGACATTTGACTACAAAGTAGCCGACATATCGCTGGCCGAAGCCGGCCGCCACCAGATCCGCCTGGCCGAGCACGAAATGCCCGGCCTGATGTCACTCCGCAAGGAGTTCGGGCCCACCCAGCCGTTGAAGGGCGCCCGGATCGCCGGATCCCTGCACATGACGGTGCAGACCGCCGTCCTGATCGAAACCCTCACAGCCCTTGGTGCCGAGGTCCGCTGGGCCTCCTGCAACATCTTCTCCACCCAGGACGACGCCGCCGCGGCCGTCGTGGTGGGCTCGGGAACGGTCGAGGACCCGCAGGGTGTCCCGGTGTTCGCCTGGAAGGGCGAAACGCTGGAGGAATACTGGTGGACTGCCCAACAGATCCTGGCTTGGCCGGGCGCGGACACCAACCCGGAGCTTGGCCCGAACATGATCCTCGACGACGGCGGCGACGCCACCATGCTGGTCCACAAGGGGGTTGAGTTCGAAGCCGCCGGCGCCGTGCCGGCGACAGGCGAGGACGAATCCGAGGAAGGCCGGATCTTCCTGGACGTGCTTCGCGCCTCGCTGCAGGAAGACCCTCAGCTGTGGACCCGGATCGGGGCCGGGCTGCGCGGCGTCACCGAGGAAACCACCACCGGCGTGCACCGTCTCTACCAGCTGGCTGAGCAGGGCAAGCTGCTGTTCCCGGCCATCAACGTCAACGACTCGGTCACCAAGAGCAAGTTCGACAACAAGTACGGCATCCGCCACTCGCTGCCTGACGGCATCAACCGCGCCACCGATGTCCTGATGGGTGGCAAGGTGGCCGTCGTCTGCGGTTATGGCGACGTTGGCAAGGGAGCCGCAGAAGCATTCCGGGGCCAGGGTTCGCGCGTCATCGTCACCGAGATCGATCCCATCTGCGCCCTCCAGGCAGCCATGGACGGCTACCAGGTTGCCAAGCTTGAGTCGGTGCTGAGCCAAGGCCACATCTTCATCACCACAACCGGCAACAAGGACGTCATCCTGGCCGAACACATGGCCGGCATGCGCGACAAAGCCATCGTAGGGAACATCGGCCACTTCGACAACGAGATCGACATGGCCGGCCTGGCGCGGATCCCTGGCATCAGGAAGGTGGAAATCAAGCCCCAGGTACACGAATGGGTGCTCGACGCCGGAACCTCGGAAGAGCGCTCCATCATCGTCCTGTCCGAGGGGCGCCTGCTGAACCTGGGCAATGCAACCGGTCACCCGTCCTTCGTGATGAGCAACTCGTTCGCCAACCAGACCATCGCCCAGATCGAGCTGTGGACCAAGCGGGACCAGCCCGAAGGCGAACGCGAATACATCAACCAGGTCTACGTCCTTCCCAAGATCCTGGACGAAAAGGTTGCCCGACTGCACCTCGACGCCCTCGACGTGGAGCTCACGGAACTCTCCAAGGAACAGGCCGACTACCTGGACCTGGACATCGCCGGACCGTACAAGCCCGAGCACTATCGTTACTGACGTGTGACTCCCCGGGTGCCAACCGTGCCCGGGGCTGTTACGTCCAAGTATTAAGATCGGACCATGGAACCTGTTGTTAAGCCACGCCGGAGGGGGACCGCCAGGAAGATACTCTTGGTGGCAGCCGTGTGTGTCCTTGCCGCGACGGGCGGAGTTTTCGCCGCCGTCGCGCCGGGCTTCGCGGGCGGCGGACTGGAGTCCGAAGCCAGCTCAGCAGTCCGGTCCGCACCGGGAGTGGCATCGCCCGTGGTGGCCCCGGTCAAGGTGGACGTCACGCCGGCCAACGCCGCGAAGCAGGTGAACCCGGCCACATCCGTGTACCTCACGGTGGGCAACGGTCGGATCGAGAGCGTCACCCTGACCAGCACAGCCGGTGAAGCCGTCCACGGTACCTTCGCCGGGGACGGCAGCAGCTGGACTGCGACGGATCCCCTGAAATTCAACACCGAATACAGCTACACATATGTGGTCACCGACGGTGCGGGACGGGAAACGAGCACAACTAACTCGTTCAGTACGGTATCCAGCACCCATGAGGCGGACGCCGCGATCTACCCCCTGGACGGGATGAAGGTTGGCGTGGGCCAGCCGCTGCAGGTCATCTTCAGCGAACCGGTAGTCAACCGGGATGCCGTGGAGAAAGCCATCAAAATCACATCCAGCGCAGGGCAGGCCGGAGCCTTCCACTGGTTCAGCGACACCATGGTCCGGTACCGCCCCGAGGCCTTCTGGGCGGCGAACTCCACTGTCACCATGGACATGCAGCTCTTCGGCGTGGACCTCGGCAACGGCCAGATTGCCAACTTCAACAAAAAAGTCACGGTCAATTTCGGTGACAAGCGGGTGGCCATCGCCGACGCCACCGCCCACACCTTCACGCTCAGCGTCAACGACCAGGTAGTGAAAACACTCCCGGTCAGCATGGGTGACAAACGCTTCCCGTCAGCGCGTGGCTACGCGGTCCTGATGGAGAAGAACCGCTATGACCACTTCCGGGCCGCCAGCATCGGACTCAAGCCCGGCGATCCCGCCTACTACGGCGAAGTGGACGTCGAATATTCCATCCGCCTCACGCTGAGCGGTGCCTACATCCACCAGGCGCTGGAGTCCGCCTTCCCATACATCGGCAACACGAACGTCTCGCACGGCTGCATCGGGTTCGCTCCCGACGGCGCCGCCTGGGTTTTCGCCAACATGACCACCGGCGATGTGGTTCAGATCGTCAACACCGAAGGCGACTACGCCGCCGTCGACGACGGCTACGGCGACTGGAACATCCCCTGGGCTGAGTACAACAACTAGGAACCGTTCGGCCTGCGACCAGGAACACGTCCGGGCCTACGGGCCGAACGGCAGGCGGCCCAGCCGCTCCGCCGTGGCCGAGTTCCGGCGCCGGGCCTGCCGCAACCGCGCAAGTTCGCGGTGCCGGCGTTCGGCGGTAACGGCCGCCAGGTACTGGTCCGGACGGGTACCCGGGGGCGGCGGCGGGGCCACATGCCCGGCCAGTTCCGTGGCGATCGATGCGGCCATTCCGGCGGCGGACAGGGGCGCCATGCGGCCGGCCTGCCGGATGAATTGGGCAGCCTGCCGTGCGGTGGCGTCCGGAATCCGGCCGATGTCCGCTGCTGAGGCCCAGGCCTGAAGCTGTGGGGGAACAAGGAGGTGGACCGGCGCCTCGACTGGCACCCGCCGACGCAGCGCATACGTGCCGGCAAGGATGTCACCCAGCCGCTTGGAGCGGCTGTTGAAGAGGGCGACGCCGATGGCGAGCCCGCCCATGGTCAGGTAGATTTCCAGGAACCCGGTCAGCCCCCGGATCACTGCATGGCGGAACCGGATGGCGCCGCCGTCGTCCCGAACCACCCGCAAGCCGGCTGCCAGTTTTCCGAGCGAGAGCCCACGGGTGAGGGTCTCCACCGCCACGGGGAAAATCACAAAACAGAAGACCACGCTCACCAGCATGAGCGCCCGCATTGCCGCCTCGTCAAGGTCCTGGCCGGCGGCTGCGATGCCCAGCAGGATCAGGACCAGCAGGATGATGTTGAACAGCACATCCAGCAGCAGCCCAAGGGCACGGGCGGCGAAGGACGCGGGGCGCAGTTCCAGGACAACTGCCTCGCCGGTGATTATCGAACTCAAGCGGATACCCCAATCCCTCGTCAACCATCCTGCGGACGTTCACAGTCTATGGCGGCTAGGCTGTTGCCGTGGATATGGATGCCTTCTCCGCCGCCAACGGGGACAAGTGGTCAAGGCTGCACCAGCTCGCCCATAAGCGGCGCCTCACCGGCGGCGAAGCCGATGAGCTGCTGCGGCTCTACCAGTCGACGTCGGCGCACCTTTCGTTCATCCGGTCCATTGCCCCGGAGAGCGGCCTGTCCGCCTCCCTGTCCGCCACCCTGGCCCAGGCCCGGACCCGTTTCACGGGCGCGCGGTCCAACGTGATGGCGGACCTGGCCCGCTTCTTCGTGGCTGCCCTGCCCGCAGCCCTGTACCGCCTGCGGTGGCTGACTCTGGCCTGCGGCGCCGCATTTGTCCTGGTCGCCGGCGCCTACGCGCTCTGGATCGGGACGTCCCCGGAAGCCCTGCGGTCCGTTGCCTCGGAGGCTGCGGTCCGGCAGTACGTCGAGGCAGACTTCATTGACTACTATTCGGAAAACCCTGCGGCCTCGTTTGCTGGGGCCGTCTGGACCAACAACGCCTGGATCGGCGCCCAGGCGGTGGCCCTGGGCATTACCGGTATCTGGGTACCCATGATCCTGTTCACGAACGCCCAGGGCGTGGGGATTGCTGCAGGAGTCTTCGCCGCAGTGGGCCAGCAGGGTGTGTTTTACACCTACATCCTGCCGCATGGCCTGATGGAACTCACAGCTGTTTTTATTGCCTGTGCTGCGGGCTTGCGGATCTTCTGGGCCATGGTGTCGCCGGGACCACGGACACGGGGACGGGCTGTGGCGGATGAAGGCAGATCGCTGATCACCGTGGCCTTGGGCTTAGTGCTGGTGCTGTTCGTCTCCGGATTGGTGGAGGGCTTTGTCACGCCCAGTCCACTTCCGGTTTGGGCCAAGATCGGCATCGGCCTGGCAGTACTGGCCGCCTATTGCAGCTACGTCCTGGTGTGGGGAAGGCGGGCCTATGACGCCGGTGAACGCGGCGATCTGCTGGCCGGTGACGCCGGATACAGCGAAATCGCCGCATGAATCCGCTGGCGCCGGGGTGGCTCCTCGCCCTCGTGGAGCAGCGGGCGGTAGGCTCAATATCAGATACACGGCGCTGCCCGGATCAGAGCCGGCAGCGCGGACCCCAACGGAAGTGACGCTGCTGTGAACGACAATTCTCCGACCCCTGCCAAACGCACGGAGCCGCAGCCGGATCCGGACCTGGATACTTCATCGGACACGGACGAGCCGGCTTTTGCCTGGCTGAATGAATCCGGCTCCGGCACTCCCGAGGCGTCCCCGGCCGGTAGCTCCGGTTCCGTTCAGGGCGGTGTCAACCAGCCCGAAAGCCGCGCCGGCCGAAAAGCCGCGGAGGCCGCCGTCGAACCCCCCGCCGTCGTACCTTCCGTGGAAGAGTCACTCCGCAAAGAAC
Proteins encoded:
- a CDS encoding stage II sporulation protein M translates to MDMDAFSAANGDKWSRLHQLAHKRRLTGGEADELLRLYQSTSAHLSFIRSIAPESGLSASLSATLAQARTRFTGARSNVMADLARFFVAALPAALYRLRWLTLACGAAFVLVAGAYALWIGTSPEALRSVASEAAVRQYVEADFIDYYSENPAASFAGAVWTNNAWIGAQAVALGITGIWVPMILFTNAQGVGIAAGVFAAVGQQGVFYTYILPHGLMELTAVFIACAAGLRIFWAMVSPGPRTRGRAVADEGRSLITVALGLVLVLFVSGLVEGFVTPSPLPVWAKIGIGLAVLAAYCSYVLVWGRRAYDAGERGDLLAGDAGYSEIAA
- a CDS encoding Trm112 family protein — translated: MPKISPELLSVLRCPVTGSPVVQEGEELVSTAAGASGVKLRYPIEDGIPLLLPPELLQAATAAGSDQHDPAVRPATD
- the ahcY gene encoding adenosylhomocysteinase; translated protein: MTFDYKVADISLAEAGRHQIRLAEHEMPGLMSLRKEFGPTQPLKGARIAGSLHMTVQTAVLIETLTALGAEVRWASCNIFSTQDDAAAAVVVGSGTVEDPQGVPVFAWKGETLEEYWWTAQQILAWPGADTNPELGPNMILDDGGDATMLVHKGVEFEAAGAVPATGEDESEEGRIFLDVLRASLQEDPQLWTRIGAGLRGVTEETTTGVHRLYQLAEQGKLLFPAINVNDSVTKSKFDNKYGIRHSLPDGINRATDVLMGGKVAVVCGYGDVGKGAAEAFRGQGSRVIVTEIDPICALQAAMDGYQVAKLESVLSQGHIFITTTGNKDVILAEHMAGMRDKAIVGNIGHFDNEIDMAGLARIPGIRKVEIKPQVHEWVLDAGTSEERSIIVLSEGRLLNLGNATGHPSFVMSNSFANQTIAQIELWTKRDQPEGEREYINQVYVLPKILDEKVARLHLDALDVELTELSKEQADYLDLDIAGPYKPEHYRY
- a CDS encoding Ig-like domain-containing protein: MEPVVKPRRRGTARKILLVAAVCVLAATGGVFAAVAPGFAGGGLESEASSAVRSAPGVASPVVAPVKVDVTPANAAKQVNPATSVYLTVGNGRIESVTLTSTAGEAVHGTFAGDGSSWTATDPLKFNTEYSYTYVVTDGAGRETSTTNSFSTVSSTHEADAAIYPLDGMKVGVGQPLQVIFSEPVVNRDAVEKAIKITSSAGQAGAFHWFSDTMVRYRPEAFWAANSTVTMDMQLFGVDLGNGQIANFNKKVTVNFGDKRVAIADATAHTFTLSVNDQVVKTLPVSMGDKRFPSARGYAVLMEKNRYDHFRAASIGLKPGDPAYYGEVDVEYSIRLTLSGAYIHQALESAFPYIGNTNVSHGCIGFAPDGAAWVFANMTTGDVVQIVNTEGDYAAVDDGYGDWNIPWAEYNN
- a CDS encoding DUF3499 domain-containing protein; translation: MGAIRQCSRSACRQSAVATLTYVYADSTAVLGPLATYAEPHCYDLCEQHAGSLTVPRGWEVLRLAMPTSPQQPGPDDLLALANAVREAAGQPPKQLTTPGQRVSHSALEAPAGTEGVRRGHLRALREPS
- a CDS encoding RDD family protein, encoding MSSIITGEAVVLELRPASFAARALGLLLDVLFNIILLVLILLGIAAAGQDLDEAAMRALMLVSVVFCFVIFPVAVETLTRGLSLGKLAAGLRVVRDDGGAIRFRHAVIRGLTGFLEIYLTMGGLAIGVALFNSRSKRLGDILAGTYALRRRVPVEAPVHLLVPPQLQAWASAADIGRIPDATARQAAQFIRQAGRMAPLSAAGMAASIATELAGHVAPPPPPGTRPDQYLAAVTAERRHRELARLRQARRRNSATAERLGRLPFGP